A genome region from Glycine max cultivar Williams 82 chromosome 5, Glycine_max_v4.0, whole genome shotgun sequence includes the following:
- the LOC100790427 gene encoding uncharacterized protein isoform X1 gives MVSTRRSGSVSAKRSSSSEDKPPSPKRQKVDNGGSSEKPVPTPAENSKDLSTPEPVLDPGECGSGEAQIAGAVADDGVSSGKGDATPAVPVTAPIADAACPSFSSWINYQKQNPNIEGAPWCRFLSQSAQNPNVAICTPNFTIGSNRGCNFPLNDQTISGNLCRIKHTQGDGSAVAVLESMGSKGSVLVNGTHVKRNTSCVLTSGDEVVFGVLGNHSYIFQQLNTEVAVRGAEAQSGIGKFLPLERRSGDPSAVDGASILASLSNRQDLTRWKSPSQTSSKPHQGTDVSSRTVHHNCTETELDGSESTPNVRSDKAADVQTSDNNSTMDCNPDAGAEAGNAKIYGVNDFLRPFLRNLARPSCKLKLSKSICKQVLEERNGTLDMQAASTLGTSVRCAVFKEDVNAAILDGKEIDVSFDNFPYYLSENTKNVLVAACFMHLMHKEHEKFTADLTTINPRILLSGPAGSEIYQEMLVKALAKYFGAKLLIFDSHLLLGGLSSKEAELLKDGLNAEKSFRCTKLSPTEDMARIMDPLASETETPSPSNAPTSYGFESQPKLETDNTPSTSGTAKSCSFKLGDRVKFSCSSSCGVYQTSPRGPSNGSRGKVVLLFDDNPLSKIGVRFDKPIPDGVDLGGACEGGQGFFCNVTDLRLESSAVEELDKLLIHSLFEVVFSESRSAPFILFMKDAEKSIVGNGDSHSFKSKLENLPDNVVVIGSHTQNDSRKEKSHPGGLLFTKFGSNQTALLDLAFPDSFGRLHDRGKEVPKQNRTLTKLFPNKITIHMPQDEALLASWKQQLDRDVETLKIKGNLHHLRTVLGRCGMECEGLETLCIKDQTLTNENAEKIIGWALSHHLMQNSEAKPDSKLALSCESIQYGIGILQSIQNESKSLKKSLKDVVTENEFEKRLLADVIPPSDIDVTFDDIGALEKVKDTLKELVMLPLQRPELFCKGQLTKPCKGILLFGPPGTGKTMLAKAIATEAGANFINISMSSITSKWFGEGEKYVKAVFSLASKISPSVIFVDEVDSMLGRRENPGEHEAMRKMKNEFMVNWDGLRTKETERVLVLAATNRPFDLDEAVIRRMPRRLMVNLPDAPNRAKILKVILAKEELSPDVDLDAVASMTDGYSGSDLKNLCVTAAHRPIKEILEKEKKERAAALAEGQPAPALCSSGDVRSLNMEDFKYAHQQVCASVSSESVNMTELLQWNELYGEGGSRVKKALSYFM, from the exons TTGCTGATGCCGCAT GTCCGTCGTTCTCTTCGTGGATTAATTATCAGAAACAAAATCCGAATATCGAAGGTGCGCCGTGGTGCAGGTTCTTGTCGCAGTCTGCACAG AATCCTAatgttgctatttgcacacccaaTTTCACGATTGGTTCTAATAGAGGTTGCAACTTTCCACTGAATGATCAAACTATAAGTGGGAATTTATGCAGGATCAAACATACACAG GGCGATGGGAGTGCTGTAGCTGTGCTAGAAAGTATGGGTAGCAAAGGATCTGTGCTAGTAAATGGGACGCATGTCAAGAGGAATACCAGCTGTGTACTTACCTCGGGTGATGAAGTGGTTTTTGGTGTGCTTGGAAATCATTCTTAT ATTTTCCAGCAACTAAATACCGAGGTTGCTGTTAGGGGTGCAGAAGCTCAAAGTGGTATTGGGAAATTTCTGCCACTTGAAAGGAGAAGTGGAGACCCCTCAGCTGTGGATGGGGCCTCTATTTTGGCTTCTCTTTCCAACAGACAGGACCTTACAAGATGGAAATCTCCATCTCAGACCTCCAGTAAACCTCACCAGGGTACCGATGTCTCTAGTCGTACTGTTCATCATAATTGTACAGAAACTGAGCTTGATGGCTCAGAATCAACTCCAAATGTGCGGAGTGATAAAGCAGCAGATGTTCAAACAAGTGATAATAATTCAACAATGGATTGCAATCCAGATGCTGGTGCAGAGGCAGGCAATGCTAAAATCTATGGGGTGAATGATTTCCTAAGGCCTTTCTTAAGGAACTTAGCACGACCTAGTTGTAAACTGAAATTGAGCAAAAGTATCTGTAAACAGGTATTGGAAGAAAGAAATGGGACACTGGATATGCAGGCTGCATCGACTTTGGGTACATCTGTGCGCTGTGCAGTGTTTAAAGAAGATGTAAATGCTGCGATACTGGATGGAAAAGAAATAGATGTTTCTTTTGACAACTTCCCTTACTATTTAAG TGAGAATACAAAAAATGTCCTGGTGGCTGCTTGCTTTATGCACCTCATGCATAAAGAACATGAAAAGTTTACTGCAGATCTTACAACCATAAACCCTCGTATTCTACTCTCTGGACCTGCAG GGTCTGAAATATATCAGGAGATGTTGGTAAAAGCACTTGCAAAATACTTTGGAGCTAAGCTGCTCATATTTGATAGTCATTTGCTTTTGGGT GGTTTATCTTCCAAGGAAGCTGAGCTACTCAAAGATGGACTTAATGCTGAAAAATCCTTCCGCTGCACTAAACTAAGTCCTACAGAAGACATGGCTAGGATCATGGATCCATTAGCTAGCGAAACAGAGACACCTAGCCCTTCAAATGCACCTACATCATATGGCTTTGAGTCTCAACCTAAGTTGGAAACCGATAACACGCCATCCACCTCTGGGACAGCTAAAAGTTGCTCATTCAAATTAG gTGATAGGGTGAAATTTAGCTGTTCATCTTCTTGTGGCGTATATCAGACATCTCCAAG GGGACCGTCTAATGGAAGTCGGGGGAAGGTTGTCTTACTATTTGATGATAATCCCTTGTCTAAAATTGGTGTGAGATTTGATAAACCCATACCTGATGGAGTTGATCTTGGTGGTGCCTGTGAGGGAGGTCAAGGATTTTTCTGCAATG TCACCGATCTTCGTTTGGAAAGCAGTGCTGTAGAAGAACTGGACAAATTACTTATTCATTCATTGTTTGAG GTTGTTTTTAGTGAGAGTAGAAGTGCACCATTCATTTTGTTCATGAAAGATGCTGAGAAGTCTATTGTAGGAAATGGAGATTCACATTCATTTAAAAGTAAGCTTGAAAATCTTCCGGATAATGTGGTCGTAATAggttcacacacacaaaatgaCAGTCGCAAGGAAAAG TCACATCCTGGTGGTTTGctttttacaaaatttggtAGCAATCAGACTGCCCTTCTTGACTTGGCTTTCCCA GATAGTTTTGGACGATTGCATGACAGGGGGAAGGAAGTCCCGAAACAAAATAGAACTTTGACCAAGCTTTTcccaaataaaattacaattcacATGCCACAG GATGAGGCTCTTCTAGCATCTTGGAAGCAGCAACTGGATCGAGATGTTGAGACTCtcaaaatcaaaggaaattTACATCACCTGCGCACA gttTTGGGACGTTGTGGAATGGAATGTGAAGGACTTGAGACCTTGTGCATTAAGGATCAGACACTTACAAATGAAA ATGCAGAGAAGATAATTGGTTGGGCTTTAAGCCACCACCTCATGCAGAATTCAGAAGCTAAGCCTGATTCAAAGCTTGCATTGTCCTGTGAGAG CATTCAGTATGGAATTGGGATCTTGCAGTCTATCCAGAATGAGTCTAAGAGCCTGAAGAAATCTCTTAAG GATGTTGTGacagaaaatgaatttgaaaagaGGCTTTTGGCTGATGTTATTCCACCTAGTGACATcgatgttacttttgatgatatTGGAGCTCTTGAAAAGGTCAAGGATACATTGAAGGAGTTGGTGATGCTTCCTTTACAGAGGCCTGAACTTTTTTGCAAGGGGCAATTAACCAAG CCGTGCAAAGGAATCCTATTATTTGGTCCCCCTGGAACTGGTAAAACAATGCTCGCAAAGGCAATAGCTACTGAAGCTGGTGCAAACTTCATCAACATTTCTATGTCAAGTATTACCTCTAAG TGGTTTGGGGAGGGTGAGAAATATGTGAAAGCTGTTTTCTCTCTGGCGAGTAAAATTTCACCTAGTGTTATATTTGTTGATGAG GTTGACAGCATGTTGGGTCGTAGGGAAAACCCAGGAGAGCATGAGGCCatgcgaaagatgaaaaatgaaTTCATGGTGAATTGGGATGGCTTACGCACGAAGGAAACAGAGCGAGTTCTTGTGCTGGCAGCCACTAACAGGCCTTTTGACCTTGACGAGGCTGTCATAAGGAGGATGCCAAGAAG ATTGATGGTAAATTTGCCAGATGCTCCTAATAGAGCGAAAATATTGAAAGTTATCCTGGCAAAAGAGGAATTGTCTCCTGATGTTGATTTAGATGCAGTAGCAAGTATGACTGATGGATATTCCGGAAGTGATCTTAAG AATTTGTGTGTAACTGCAGCACATCGGCCTATTAAAGAGAtattagaaaaggaaaaaaag GAACGTGCTGCTGCTCTAGCAGAAGGCCAACCAGCTCCAGCATTATGCAGCAGTGGGGACGTTAGATCTTTAAACATGGAAGACTTTAAATATGCTCATCAGCAG GTATGTGCAAGTGTTTCTTCTGAATCAGTAAATATGACTGAGCTTTTACAATGGAATGAATTATATGGAGAAGGGGGTTCAAGAGTAAAGAAAGCACTCAGCTATTTCATGTGA
- the LOC100790427 gene encoding uncharacterized protein isoform X2, whose translation MVSTRRSGSVSAKRSSSSEDKPPSPKRQKVDNGGSSEKPVPTPAENSKDLSTPEPVLDPGECGSGEAQIAGAVADDGVSSGKGDATPAVPVTAPIADAACPSFSSWINYQKQNPNIEGAPWCRFLSQSAQNPNVAICTPNFTIGSNRGCNFPLNDQTISGNLCRIKHTQGDGSAVAVLESMGSKGSVLVNGTHVKRNTSCVLTSGDEVVFGVLGNHSYIFQQLNTEVAVRGAEAQSGIGKFLPLERRSGDPSAVDGASILASLSNRQDLTRWKSPSQTSSKPHQGTDVSSRTVHHNCTETELDGSESTPNVRSDKAADVQTSDNNSTMDCNPDAGAEAGNAKIYGVLEERNGTLDMQAASTLGTSVRCAVFKEDVNAAILDGKEIDVSFDNFPYYLSENTKNVLVAACFMHLMHKEHEKFTADLTTINPRILLSGPAGSEIYQEMLVKALAKYFGAKLLIFDSHLLLGGLSSKEAELLKDGLNAEKSFRCTKLSPTEDMARIMDPLASETETPSPSNAPTSYGFESQPKLETDNTPSTSGTAKSCSFKLGDRVKFSCSSSCGVYQTSPRGPSNGSRGKVVLLFDDNPLSKIGVRFDKPIPDGVDLGGACEGGQGFFCNVTDLRLESSAVEELDKLLIHSLFEVVFSESRSAPFILFMKDAEKSIVGNGDSHSFKSKLENLPDNVVVIGSHTQNDSRKEKSHPGGLLFTKFGSNQTALLDLAFPDSFGRLHDRGKEVPKQNRTLTKLFPNKITIHMPQDEALLASWKQQLDRDVETLKIKGNLHHLRTVLGRCGMECEGLETLCIKDQTLTNENAEKIIGWALSHHLMQNSEAKPDSKLALSCESIQYGIGILQSIQNESKSLKKSLKDVVTENEFEKRLLADVIPPSDIDVTFDDIGALEKVKDTLKELVMLPLQRPELFCKGQLTKPCKGILLFGPPGTGKTMLAKAIATEAGANFINISMSSITSKWFGEGEKYVKAVFSLASKISPSVIFVDEVDSMLGRRENPGEHEAMRKMKNEFMVNWDGLRTKETERVLVLAATNRPFDLDEAVIRRMPRRLMVNLPDAPNRAKILKVILAKEELSPDVDLDAVASMTDGYSGSDLKNLCVTAAHRPIKEILEKEKKERAAALAEGQPAPALCSSGDVRSLNMEDFKYAHQQVCASVSSESVNMTELLQWNELYGEGGSRVKKALSYFM comes from the exons TTGCTGATGCCGCAT GTCCGTCGTTCTCTTCGTGGATTAATTATCAGAAACAAAATCCGAATATCGAAGGTGCGCCGTGGTGCAGGTTCTTGTCGCAGTCTGCACAG AATCCTAatgttgctatttgcacacccaaTTTCACGATTGGTTCTAATAGAGGTTGCAACTTTCCACTGAATGATCAAACTATAAGTGGGAATTTATGCAGGATCAAACATACACAG GGCGATGGGAGTGCTGTAGCTGTGCTAGAAAGTATGGGTAGCAAAGGATCTGTGCTAGTAAATGGGACGCATGTCAAGAGGAATACCAGCTGTGTACTTACCTCGGGTGATGAAGTGGTTTTTGGTGTGCTTGGAAATCATTCTTAT ATTTTCCAGCAACTAAATACCGAGGTTGCTGTTAGGGGTGCAGAAGCTCAAAGTGGTATTGGGAAATTTCTGCCACTTGAAAGGAGAAGTGGAGACCCCTCAGCTGTGGATGGGGCCTCTATTTTGGCTTCTCTTTCCAACAGACAGGACCTTACAAGATGGAAATCTCCATCTCAGACCTCCAGTAAACCTCACCAGGGTACCGATGTCTCTAGTCGTACTGTTCATCATAATTGTACAGAAACTGAGCTTGATGGCTCAGAATCAACTCCAAATGTGCGGAGTGATAAAGCAGCAGATGTTCAAACAAGTGATAATAATTCAACAATGGATTGCAATCCAGATGCTGGTGCAGAGGCAGGCAATGCTAAAATCTATGGG GTATTGGAAGAAAGAAATGGGACACTGGATATGCAGGCTGCATCGACTTTGGGTACATCTGTGCGCTGTGCAGTGTTTAAAGAAGATGTAAATGCTGCGATACTGGATGGAAAAGAAATAGATGTTTCTTTTGACAACTTCCCTTACTATTTAAG TGAGAATACAAAAAATGTCCTGGTGGCTGCTTGCTTTATGCACCTCATGCATAAAGAACATGAAAAGTTTACTGCAGATCTTACAACCATAAACCCTCGTATTCTACTCTCTGGACCTGCAG GGTCTGAAATATATCAGGAGATGTTGGTAAAAGCACTTGCAAAATACTTTGGAGCTAAGCTGCTCATATTTGATAGTCATTTGCTTTTGGGT GGTTTATCTTCCAAGGAAGCTGAGCTACTCAAAGATGGACTTAATGCTGAAAAATCCTTCCGCTGCACTAAACTAAGTCCTACAGAAGACATGGCTAGGATCATGGATCCATTAGCTAGCGAAACAGAGACACCTAGCCCTTCAAATGCACCTACATCATATGGCTTTGAGTCTCAACCTAAGTTGGAAACCGATAACACGCCATCCACCTCTGGGACAGCTAAAAGTTGCTCATTCAAATTAG gTGATAGGGTGAAATTTAGCTGTTCATCTTCTTGTGGCGTATATCAGACATCTCCAAG GGGACCGTCTAATGGAAGTCGGGGGAAGGTTGTCTTACTATTTGATGATAATCCCTTGTCTAAAATTGGTGTGAGATTTGATAAACCCATACCTGATGGAGTTGATCTTGGTGGTGCCTGTGAGGGAGGTCAAGGATTTTTCTGCAATG TCACCGATCTTCGTTTGGAAAGCAGTGCTGTAGAAGAACTGGACAAATTACTTATTCATTCATTGTTTGAG GTTGTTTTTAGTGAGAGTAGAAGTGCACCATTCATTTTGTTCATGAAAGATGCTGAGAAGTCTATTGTAGGAAATGGAGATTCACATTCATTTAAAAGTAAGCTTGAAAATCTTCCGGATAATGTGGTCGTAATAggttcacacacacaaaatgaCAGTCGCAAGGAAAAG TCACATCCTGGTGGTTTGctttttacaaaatttggtAGCAATCAGACTGCCCTTCTTGACTTGGCTTTCCCA GATAGTTTTGGACGATTGCATGACAGGGGGAAGGAAGTCCCGAAACAAAATAGAACTTTGACCAAGCTTTTcccaaataaaattacaattcacATGCCACAG GATGAGGCTCTTCTAGCATCTTGGAAGCAGCAACTGGATCGAGATGTTGAGACTCtcaaaatcaaaggaaattTACATCACCTGCGCACA gttTTGGGACGTTGTGGAATGGAATGTGAAGGACTTGAGACCTTGTGCATTAAGGATCAGACACTTACAAATGAAA ATGCAGAGAAGATAATTGGTTGGGCTTTAAGCCACCACCTCATGCAGAATTCAGAAGCTAAGCCTGATTCAAAGCTTGCATTGTCCTGTGAGAG CATTCAGTATGGAATTGGGATCTTGCAGTCTATCCAGAATGAGTCTAAGAGCCTGAAGAAATCTCTTAAG GATGTTGTGacagaaaatgaatttgaaaagaGGCTTTTGGCTGATGTTATTCCACCTAGTGACATcgatgttacttttgatgatatTGGAGCTCTTGAAAAGGTCAAGGATACATTGAAGGAGTTGGTGATGCTTCCTTTACAGAGGCCTGAACTTTTTTGCAAGGGGCAATTAACCAAG CCGTGCAAAGGAATCCTATTATTTGGTCCCCCTGGAACTGGTAAAACAATGCTCGCAAAGGCAATAGCTACTGAAGCTGGTGCAAACTTCATCAACATTTCTATGTCAAGTATTACCTCTAAG TGGTTTGGGGAGGGTGAGAAATATGTGAAAGCTGTTTTCTCTCTGGCGAGTAAAATTTCACCTAGTGTTATATTTGTTGATGAG GTTGACAGCATGTTGGGTCGTAGGGAAAACCCAGGAGAGCATGAGGCCatgcgaaagatgaaaaatgaaTTCATGGTGAATTGGGATGGCTTACGCACGAAGGAAACAGAGCGAGTTCTTGTGCTGGCAGCCACTAACAGGCCTTTTGACCTTGACGAGGCTGTCATAAGGAGGATGCCAAGAAG ATTGATGGTAAATTTGCCAGATGCTCCTAATAGAGCGAAAATATTGAAAGTTATCCTGGCAAAAGAGGAATTGTCTCCTGATGTTGATTTAGATGCAGTAGCAAGTATGACTGATGGATATTCCGGAAGTGATCTTAAG AATTTGTGTGTAACTGCAGCACATCGGCCTATTAAAGAGAtattagaaaaggaaaaaaag GAACGTGCTGCTGCTCTAGCAGAAGGCCAACCAGCTCCAGCATTATGCAGCAGTGGGGACGTTAGATCTTTAAACATGGAAGACTTTAAATATGCTCATCAGCAG GTATGTGCAAGTGTTTCTTCTGAATCAGTAAATATGACTGAGCTTTTACAATGGAATGAATTATATGGAGAAGGGGGTTCAAGAGTAAAGAAAGCACTCAGCTATTTCATGTGA